The following are from one region of the Georgenia sp. M64 genome:
- a CDS encoding AAA family ATPase codes for MTRILLATPSATFRERFSYATGGAYFAVPLGALPINAAELFQHLDGAPLPDVVVLDSGDNPSPALSLSASISEDFPRIALVLVSELEEEIGLAALRAGVRDVLHPRADIQDIQLVLDRASAAVAPLQTFASPDAPRPEPFQTAGRVISVVSPKGGVGKTTVSTNLAVGLALAEPASTVIVDLDVQFGDVATALNLAPEYSLVDTVRGTAAQDTMALKTFLSLHDTGLYAICAPESPAVADTISGEEVGRLLTMLASQFRYVVVDTAPGLSEHTLASIDRTTDLILLTSMDVPGIRGMRKELDILGELGFGDLPSQVVLNMCDPRGGLSTKDVSVTIGRDVDLELPVSPQVLTSINQGIPLLQEPGKDPMTKKLLQLVGTFTAGADQAARRGKHVRSRGLSLARSR; via the coding sequence ATGACCCGCATCCTGCTCGCCACACCCTCGGCCACGTTCCGGGAGCGCTTTTCTTACGCGACCGGCGGAGCGTACTTTGCGGTGCCGCTCGGCGCGCTTCCCATTAATGCCGCAGAGCTGTTCCAGCACCTCGACGGAGCGCCGCTGCCGGATGTGGTCGTTCTGGACTCGGGTGACAACCCGTCCCCCGCGCTCAGCCTGTCCGCATCGATCTCCGAAGATTTCCCGCGCATCGCGCTGGTCCTGGTCAGTGAGCTCGAAGAGGAGATCGGCCTCGCAGCTCTGCGCGCCGGTGTGCGCGACGTGCTCCACCCGCGCGCCGACATCCAGGACATCCAGCTCGTCCTCGACCGGGCGAGTGCCGCGGTGGCCCCGCTGCAGACGTTCGCCTCCCCCGACGCTCCGCGACCCGAACCTTTCCAGACCGCCGGCCGGGTCATCAGCGTCGTGTCTCCCAAGGGTGGTGTGGGCAAGACGACCGTCTCGACGAACCTCGCGGTCGGTCTCGCATTGGCGGAGCCGGCCTCGACCGTCATCGTCGATCTTGACGTCCAGTTCGGGGATGTGGCCACCGCGCTGAACCTCGCGCCCGAGTACTCCCTTGTCGACACCGTGAGAGGCACCGCCGCCCAGGACACGATGGCCCTGAAGACCTTCCTCAGCCTTCATGACACCGGCCTGTACGCCATCTGCGCACCGGAGTCGCCCGCCGTGGCTGACACCATCAGCGGCGAGGAGGTCGGCCGGCTTCTGACGATGCTCGCGTCGCAGTTCCGCTACGTCGTGGTGGACACCGCGCCCGGTCTTTCCGAGCACACACTCGCCTCGATCGACAGGACCACCGACCTGATCCTGCTGACGAGCATGGACGTCCCCGGGATCCGGGGCATGCGTAAGGAGCTGGACATCCTCGGAGAGCTCGGCTTCGGTGATCTCCCCAGCCAGGTCGTCCTGAACATGTGCGATCCGCGTGGCGGCCTGTCCACCAAGGACGTGAGCGTCACGATCGGCCGGGACGTCGACCTCGAGCTCCCCGTCTCACCTCAGGTCCTGACCTCGATCAACCAGGGGATCCCACTTCTCCAGGAACCCGGCAAGGACCCGATGACAAAGAAGCTCCTACAGCTGGTCGGCACCTTCACCGCTGGCGCCGACCAGGCCGCGCGGCGTGGGAAGCATGTCCGGTCGCGCGGGCTGAGCCTGGCGAGGTCACGATGA
- a CDS encoding RcpC/CpaB family pilus assembly protein: protein MNRRLIAALVAVVLAGLGAVLLVSYVGASDERAVADLEPSTVLIATVDIPAGTTAEQLLEMTASSSVPGTAVAPGALTSIAEVDGELTTADIVAGEQLSAHRFAPPEDVVTAQADEVVVPAGMHEITIQLEPRRVIGGHLAAGETVAIFESFEIDEVQQTKLVLNKVLVTRVQGGVVEVTAPTDAAAVADTRAEEPAEPGTAVEAVPSEQIMVTLAVSAPDAEKVVFGSEWGSIWLSREPADAPTDGSRIVNGGNIYQ, encoded by the coding sequence GTGAACCGCCGACTCATCGCGGCCCTCGTGGCCGTCGTCCTGGCCGGCCTTGGCGCGGTCCTTCTTGTCAGCTACGTCGGAGCCTCGGATGAGCGCGCGGTCGCCGACCTTGAGCCGTCTACGGTGCTCATCGCCACGGTGGACATCCCGGCGGGAACGACCGCCGAGCAGCTCCTCGAGATGACCGCGTCGTCGTCGGTTCCGGGCACCGCAGTCGCGCCTGGGGCGCTCACCTCGATCGCGGAGGTGGACGGCGAGCTCACGACCGCCGACATTGTGGCAGGCGAGCAGCTCTCCGCTCACCGCTTCGCACCGCCCGAGGATGTCGTCACCGCACAGGCCGACGAGGTGGTGGTTCCGGCCGGGATGCACGAGATCACCATCCAGCTCGAGCCCCGTCGGGTCATCGGTGGGCACCTGGCGGCAGGCGAGACGGTGGCCATCTTCGAGTCGTTCGAGATCGACGAGGTGCAACAGACCAAGTTGGTCCTCAACAAGGTACTCGTCACTCGCGTCCAGGGCGGCGTGGTTGAGGTCACCGCGCCCACTGATGCCGCGGCAGTCGCCGACACCCGCGCTGAGGAGCCCGCTGAGCCGGGTACGGCTGTCGAGGCGGTGCCGTCGGAACAGATCATGGTCACGCTCGCCGTGAGTGCACCCGACGCCGAGAAGGTCGTGTTTGGATCCGAGTGGGGATCGATCTGGCTGTCGCGGGAGCCCGCTGACGCGCCCACCGACGGCTCGAGAATCGTCAACGGCGGGAACATCTACCAATGA
- a CDS encoding pilus assembly protein TadG-related protein: MQRLKDERGAIAVLVALLMVVLVGFAAVSIDIAAINAERRELQLAADASALAIAQDCARGDCKTPSTTAATFTAANVDDADAAATSTPVTPTTGTVTVDTTGTAEHWFAPVLGIDETNVQASATASWGYPTGGIPILPLALNECEFDHQVQSQGGLADAPEPLTILRSKDLKENDLPDDWPCEMPQSGNHVPGGFGWLETVPGTCDAITKAGEDIASDPGNSISTGCDWADLVDARDKVVLLPLFDNSGGEGNNGWFTISGYAAFHIKGYDFTGNGGEQWGLTCPQSVNTCIRGYFEEYVDSTAAFDYGTDPDYDFGSEVVSLTD; the protein is encoded by the coding sequence ATGCAACGGCTAAAAGACGAACGCGGCGCCATCGCGGTCCTTGTTGCCCTCCTCATGGTTGTCTTGGTGGGGTTCGCCGCCGTGTCCATAGACATCGCTGCTATCAACGCTGAGCGCCGGGAACTCCAACTCGCTGCGGACGCGAGCGCCCTGGCAATAGCACAGGACTGCGCTCGAGGCGACTGCAAAACACCGAGCACCACTGCCGCGACCTTCACCGCGGCGAACGTCGATGACGCGGACGCGGCAGCCACATCGACGCCCGTCACGCCCACGACCGGCACCGTCACCGTCGACACCACGGGCACTGCGGAGCACTGGTTCGCGCCTGTCCTGGGGATCGATGAGACCAATGTGCAAGCCTCGGCCACAGCTAGCTGGGGATACCCCACCGGCGGAATTCCCATTCTTCCTCTCGCCCTCAACGAGTGCGAGTTCGACCATCAAGTACAGAGCCAAGGCGGTCTCGCGGACGCTCCGGAGCCGCTGACGATCCTGCGGTCGAAAGACCTCAAGGAGAATGACCTGCCGGACGACTGGCCCTGCGAGATGCCACAGTCCGGCAACCACGTGCCCGGTGGATTCGGCTGGCTTGAGACAGTTCCCGGGACTTGTGATGCCATCACCAAGGCCGGCGAGGACATCGCCTCTGACCCGGGAAATAGCATCTCGACCGGTTGCGACTGGGCAGACCTCGTCGACGCTCGCGACAAGGTCGTCCTGCTGCCCCTTTTCGACAACTCCGGTGGAGAGGGCAACAACGGCTGGTTCACCATCAGCGGCTACGCCGCATTTCACATCAAGGGCTACGACTTCACCGGCAACGGCGGAGAGCAGTGGGGCCTCACGTGCCCGCAGTCGGTGAACACTTGCATCCGTGGATACTTCGAAGAGTACGTGGACTCAACTGCGGCTTTTGACTACGGCACCGACCCCGACTACGACTTCGGCAGCGAAGTCGTAAGCCTCACAGACTGA
- a CDS encoding TadE/TadG family type IV pilus assembly protein encodes MKIVHAEERGASAVEFALILPILLLLVVGIAEFGRAYNVQTVLADAARVGVRTMAIHSDVTQAKSAAVDVATSVSLTSNEVTVTPSTCEGTTDPATVTVTHDVDLIFFGEVEITGKATMRCNG; translated from the coding sequence GTGAAAATCGTACACGCCGAGGAACGCGGTGCTTCAGCTGTCGAATTTGCTCTGATACTGCCTATCCTCCTGCTTCTGGTAGTTGGAATCGCGGAATTCGGGCGAGCTTACAACGTGCAGACCGTGTTGGCCGATGCCGCGCGCGTCGGCGTCCGGACGATGGCGATCCACAGTGACGTCACCCAAGCCAAATCCGCCGCAGTTGATGTCGCCACTTCTGTGTCACTAACCAGCAATGAAGTCACTGTCACACCTTCGACCTGTGAGGGCACCACTGATCCTGCGACCGTGACGGTCACTCACGACGTAGATCTCATTTTCTTCGGAGAAGTTGAAATCACGGGAAAGGCGACAATGAGATGCAACGGCTAA
- a CDS encoding Flp family type IVb pilin: MTMLTVVGDRFEGRKERGATAVEYGLMVGLIAVVIIVAVTALGGRLNELFRSIVTSLGGTVA; encoded by the coding sequence ATGACCATGCTCACCGTCGTCGGTGACCGCTTCGAGGGCCGCAAGGAGCGCGGCGCCACCGCCGTCGAGTACGGCCTCATGGTCGGCCTCATCGCCGTCGTTATCATCGTCGCTGTCACCGCTCTTGGCGGACGGCTGAACGAACTCTTCAGGAGCATCGTGACCTCGCTCGGCGGCACGGTCGCGTGA
- a CDS encoding TetR/AcrR family transcriptional regulator, whose protein sequence is MDSPDMGLRELKKLMTRETIADAALKLALEHGMDNLTIDEIARLAFVSPRTFSNYFASKEEAVVAADAPRWAGFVDAAVQRPADEPPLEVLRQAVVGSTKAWSLEQVRSFVRHLELDEQFASLRPYRLAQYDALEADLRAVIADRTGADPDTDAYPGLVSAAAVATIRSTIGLWMRSGSAARRLPAMLDEGFAQLASGLTGSNHHRRSRRRGA, encoded by the coding sequence ATGGACTCCCCTGACATGGGCTTGCGAGAGCTCAAGAAGCTGATGACGCGAGAGACGATCGCGGACGCCGCCCTCAAGCTGGCGCTGGAGCACGGGATGGACAACCTGACGATCGACGAGATCGCAAGGTTGGCCTTCGTCTCGCCGCGGACCTTCTCCAACTACTTCGCGTCCAAGGAGGAGGCGGTCGTCGCCGCTGACGCCCCCCGCTGGGCGGGCTTCGTCGACGCCGCCGTGCAGCGGCCAGCCGACGAGCCACCGCTAGAGGTCCTGCGCCAAGCGGTCGTCGGTTCGACCAAGGCGTGGAGTCTCGAGCAGGTGCGCTCCTTCGTCCGCCATCTCGAGCTCGACGAGCAGTTCGCCAGCCTGCGCCCGTACCGCCTCGCCCAGTACGACGCCCTCGAAGCAGACCTTCGGGCCGTCATCGCCGACCGCACCGGCGCCGACCCGGACACCGACGCCTACCCCGGCCTCGTCAGCGCCGCCGCCGTCGCGACCATCCGAAGCACCATCGGCCTGTGGATGCGCTCCGGGTCCGCCGCCCGGCGACTGCCCGCCATGCTCGATGAGGGGTTTGCTCAGCTCGCCTCGGGACTGACCGGATCGAACCACCACCGCAGATCCCGTCGCCGCGGCGCGTGA
- a CDS encoding bifunctional GNAT family N-acetyltransferase/nucleoside triphosphate pyrophosphohydrolase family protein has translation METFELRSPDGAVVLSTPTADDVDRISDVCQEPDIQFWTTMPSPYRRSDAENFVTGVVPASWTDGSPVWAIRDDGGARLVGMIGLHGAQDGKAEIGYWLAAEARGRGVMSTAVGLVLDAGFDRLGLHTIAWRADAGNWASWRAVWRHGFRKEGTVRALNHSRGEWKDGWIGTLLRDDPRTPATPWDGPDLATSPSDTAAVAQAAAPSPRDPDALVRQFHETYHLPVVADAPSVDRDRVHMRMALVAEELAELVEAVYGESAGAEVSAAFTRAVAADDGTRDTVEAADALGDLIYVIYGMALECGIPLDEVLAEIQASNLSKLGEDGRPIYREDGKVLKGPGFFAPDIAGVLARHGFRPKM, from the coding sequence ATGGAGACCTTCGAGTTGCGCTCGCCCGACGGCGCCGTGGTGCTCAGCACCCCCACCGCCGACGACGTCGATCGCATCAGCGACGTCTGCCAGGAACCGGACATCCAGTTCTGGACCACCATGCCGAGCCCGTACCGGCGCAGCGACGCCGAGAACTTCGTCACCGGCGTCGTCCCCGCGAGCTGGACGGACGGCTCGCCGGTCTGGGCGATCCGCGACGACGGCGGTGCGCGGCTCGTCGGCATGATCGGCCTCCACGGCGCCCAGGACGGCAAGGCCGAGATCGGCTACTGGCTCGCCGCCGAGGCGCGCGGCCGCGGCGTCATGTCCACCGCCGTCGGGCTCGTCCTCGACGCCGGCTTCGACCGGCTGGGCCTGCACACGATCGCCTGGCGCGCCGACGCCGGCAACTGGGCCTCCTGGCGAGCGGTCTGGCGCCACGGCTTCCGCAAGGAAGGAACGGTGCGTGCCCTCAACCACTCCCGCGGGGAGTGGAAGGACGGCTGGATCGGCACCCTGCTCAGGGACGACCCGCGCACCCCCGCCACACCGTGGGACGGACCCGACCTAGCCACGAGCCCGAGCGACACCGCCGCGGTAGCCCAGGCCGCCGCGCCGTCGCCCCGCGACCCCGACGCCCTCGTCCGGCAGTTCCACGAGACCTACCACCTGCCCGTCGTCGCCGATGCCCCCAGCGTCGACCGCGACCGGGTCCACATGCGCATGGCGCTCGTCGCCGAGGAGCTGGCCGAGCTCGTCGAGGCCGTCTACGGCGAGTCCGCCGGGGCAGAGGTCTCCGCAGCCTTCACCCGTGCCGTCGCGGCCGACGACGGCACCCGGGACACCGTCGAGGCCGCCGACGCCCTCGGTGACCTCATCTACGTCATCTACGGGATGGCGCTCGAGTGCGGGATCCCGCTGGACGAGGTCCTCGCTGAGATCCAGGCCTCCAACCTCTCCAAGCTCGGCGAGGACGGCAGGCCCATCTACCGTGAGGACGGGAAGGTGCTCAAGGGGCCCGGGTTCTTCGCGCCGGACATCGCCGGCGTCCTCGCGCGCCACGGTTTCCGTCCGAAAATGTGA
- a CDS encoding M3 family metallopeptidase: MPDLATAPEVTALPADNPFAAPSTLPYGLPDFAAVRLEHFRPAVLAGMAAQRAEWEAIATDQDLPDVANTLEALERSGEILRRTMVVLHTLAGSVGGDDLHALESEIAPLLAAHGDALYLDRRIYNRLESVANAAPLLDLDDETAWLLEQYRKTFVRAGIRLTDPEQEQLRALNARIVSLETEFSQRAVRSLEAGALPVHDPARLAGLDEGTVAALARNAADRPDDAACAGHLITLQLPTQQPLLARLTDRELRTALLEASRTRGSGVGADSDTRVVLLELARLRAERARLLGYEHHAAYIAEDGTALTAEAVRAMLERLAAPAARNARLEAAELQAMLDVDHAGETLTAADWGYYSERLRKERFDLDDDVLRPYLELDRVLTDGVFHAATALFGITFHERPDLVGYTDGVRVWEVKEEDGSGLGLFVGDFYARAGKRGGAWMHSFVRQSHLLGRKPVVVNNLNITAPPPGEPTLLTWDEVRTCFHEFGHALHGLFSNVHYPTLSGTSVPRDFVEYPSQVNEMWMTDAAVVGRFARHHRTGEPLPEHLLDKLLALGAYGEGFATTEYLGAALLDQAWHRLTPDEVPTAPEDVEDFEHAALDAAGVGLDLVPPRYRSTYFNHSFGGGYDAAYYSYIWSEVLDAETVEWFHHEAAQGDDGGLNRAAGQRFREELLSRGFSRDPLASFRALRGRDAGIAPLLARRGLVE; the protein is encoded by the coding sequence ATGCCCGATCTCGCCACCGCACCGGAGGTCACGGCGCTACCCGCCGACAACCCCTTCGCCGCACCCTCCACGCTGCCCTACGGCTTGCCCGACTTCGCCGCGGTCCGTCTGGAGCACTTCCGCCCGGCAGTGCTGGCCGGCATGGCCGCCCAGCGGGCCGAGTGGGAGGCGATCGCCACCGACCAGGACCTGCCCGACGTCGCCAACACCCTCGAGGCGCTCGAGCGCTCGGGCGAGATCCTGCGCCGGACCATGGTCGTCCTGCACACCCTCGCCGGCTCCGTCGGCGGTGACGACCTCCACGCCCTCGAGTCCGAGATCGCCCCGCTGCTCGCGGCGCACGGCGACGCGCTCTACCTCGACCGGCGGATCTACAACCGGCTCGAGTCCGTCGCCAACGCGGCCCCGCTGCTCGACCTCGACGACGAGACCGCCTGGCTCCTCGAGCAGTACCGCAAGACCTTCGTCCGTGCCGGCATCCGCCTCACCGACCCGGAGCAGGAGCAGCTCCGGGCGCTCAACGCACGCATCGTCAGCCTCGAGACGGAGTTCTCACAGCGCGCCGTCCGTAGCCTCGAGGCCGGGGCCCTCCCGGTGCACGACCCCGCCCGCCTCGCCGGGCTCGACGAGGGCACAGTCGCGGCCCTCGCCCGCAACGCCGCCGACCGACCTGACGACGCCGCCTGTGCGGGCCACCTCATCACCCTCCAGCTGCCCACCCAGCAGCCCCTCCTCGCGCGCCTGACCGACCGCGAGCTCCGCACCGCTCTCCTCGAGGCGTCCCGCACCCGCGGGAGCGGGGTCGGCGCCGACTCGGACACCCGCGTCGTCCTCCTCGAGCTCGCCAGGCTGCGGGCTGAACGTGCCCGGCTGCTCGGCTACGAGCACCACGCCGCCTACATCGCGGAGGACGGCACGGCCCTGACAGCCGAGGCGGTCCGCGCCATGCTCGAGCGGCTCGCCGCCCCGGCGGCCCGCAACGCCCGCCTCGAGGCGGCCGAGCTCCAGGCCATGCTGGACGTCGACCACGCCGGCGAGACCCTCACCGCCGCCGACTGGGGCTACTACTCCGAGCGGCTCCGCAAGGAGCGCTTCGACCTCGACGACGACGTCCTGCGCCCCTACCTCGAGCTCGACCGCGTCCTCACCGACGGCGTCTTCCACGCCGCGACCGCCCTGTTCGGCATCACCTTCCACGAGCGGCCCGACCTCGTCGGCTACACCGACGGGGTCCGGGTCTGGGAGGTCAAGGAGGAGGACGGCAGCGGCCTGGGCCTCTTCGTGGGCGACTTCTACGCCCGCGCCGGTAAGCGCGGCGGCGCCTGGATGCACTCCTTCGTCCGGCAGTCCCACCTCCTCGGCCGCAAGCCGGTCGTCGTCAACAACCTCAACATCACCGCCCCGCCGCCGGGGGAACCGACCCTGCTCACCTGGGACGAGGTGCGCACCTGCTTCCACGAGTTCGGCCACGCCCTCCACGGGCTGTTCTCGAACGTGCACTACCCGACCCTGTCCGGGACCTCGGTGCCGCGTGACTTCGTCGAGTACCCCTCGCAGGTCAACGAGATGTGGATGACCGACGCCGCCGTCGTCGGCCGGTTCGCCCGCCACCACCGCACCGGGGAGCCGCTCCCGGAGCACCTCCTCGACAAGCTCCTCGCCCTCGGCGCCTACGGCGAGGGCTTCGCCACCACCGAGTACCTCGGCGCCGCCCTGCTCGACCAGGCCTGGCACCGGCTCACCCCGGACGAGGTGCCCACCGCCCCGGAGGACGTCGAGGACTTCGAGCACGCCGCGCTCGACGCCGCCGGCGTGGGTCTCGACCTCGTCCCGCCTCGGTACCGCTCCACCTACTTCAACCACTCCTTCGGCGGCGGCTACGACGCCGCGTACTACTCCTACATCTGGTCCGAGGTGCTGGACGCCGAGACCGTGGAGTGGTTCCACCACGAGGCGGCACAGGGCGACGACGGCGGACTCAACCGGGCCGCCGGTCAGCGCTTCCGGGAGGAGCTGCTCTCGCGGGGGTTCTCCCGCGACCCGCTCGCCTCGTTCCGGGCGCTGCGCGGGCGCGACGCCGGCATCGCCCCGCTGCTGGCGCGGCGCGGGCTCGTGGAGTGA
- a CDS encoding M20/M25/M40 family metallo-hydrolase: MTHADTPIRPEDEVVQICRDLIRIDTSNYGDGSGPGERVAAELVMALLTEVGFAPELIESVPGRSSVVLRIPGTDPTRPALVLHGHTDVVPAEAADWSVDPFAAEIRDGLVWGRGAVDMKDMDAMILAVVRDMGRTGWRPPRDLIVAMFADEEAGGKMGAQWLVRHRPDLFEGADEAVSEVGGYSTEVDGRRVYLLQTAEKGLAWLRLVAGGTAGHGSQVNTDNAVTRLAGAIHRIGEHSWPIHLTGTVRELLTGVADLTGTTFDPEDPEGIDRLVDALGPARKFVAATLRTGSNPSQLDAGYKANVIPGQASGVVDVRSIPGDEEEVFATIKRLAGPGIEIEPVHQDVGLEVPFSGNLVDAMVAAIDAEDPGAVVLPYMLSGGTDNKSLSRLGITGYGFAPLQLPPDLDFPGMFHGVDERVPVDALKFGCRVLERMLRTC; the protein is encoded by the coding sequence GTGACCCACGCCGACACCCCGATCCGTCCGGAGGACGAGGTCGTCCAGATCTGCCGCGACCTCATCCGCATCGACACCTCCAACTACGGGGACGGCTCCGGGCCGGGGGAGCGGGTCGCGGCCGAGCTCGTCATGGCGCTGCTCACCGAGGTCGGCTTCGCCCCCGAGCTCATCGAGTCCGTGCCCGGCCGGTCGAGCGTGGTCCTGCGCATCCCCGGCACCGACCCCACGCGCCCCGCGCTGGTCCTGCACGGGCACACCGACGTCGTGCCGGCCGAGGCCGCCGACTGGTCGGTCGACCCCTTCGCCGCCGAGATCCGCGACGGCCTCGTCTGGGGCCGCGGCGCCGTCGACATGAAGGACATGGACGCCATGATCCTGGCGGTCGTGCGTGACATGGGCCGCACGGGCTGGCGCCCCCCGCGCGACCTCATCGTGGCGATGTTCGCCGACGAGGAGGCCGGCGGGAAGATGGGCGCGCAGTGGCTCGTGCGCCACCGGCCCGACCTCTTCGAGGGCGCCGACGAGGCCGTGAGCGAGGTGGGCGGGTACTCCACCGAGGTCGACGGCCGGCGCGTCTACCTCCTCCAGACGGCGGAGAAGGGCCTGGCCTGGCTCCGGCTCGTGGCGGGCGGCACCGCCGGGCACGGCTCCCAGGTCAACACCGACAACGCCGTCACCCGCCTCGCCGGCGCCATCCACCGCATCGGCGAGCACTCCTGGCCGATCCACCTCACCGGCACCGTCCGTGAGCTCCTCACCGGTGTCGCGGACCTCACCGGCACCACGTTCGACCCGGAGGACCCTGAGGGCATCGACCGCCTCGTCGACGCCCTCGGCCCGGCGAGGAAGTTCGTCGCCGCCACGCTGCGCACCGGCTCCAACCCCTCCCAGCTCGACGCCGGCTACAAGGCCAACGTCATCCCCGGCCAGGCGAGCGGCGTCGTCGACGTCCGGTCCATCCCGGGCGACGAGGAGGAGGTCTTCGCGACCATCAAGCGCCTCGCCGGCCCCGGCATCGAGATCGAGCCGGTCCACCAGGACGTCGGGCTCGAGGTGCCCTTCTCCGGGAACCTGGTGGACGCCATGGTCGCGGCCATCGACGCCGAGGACCCCGGCGCCGTCGTCCTGCCCTACATGCTCTCCGGCGGCACGGACAACAAGTCCCTGTCCCGCCTGGGCATCACCGGGTACGGCTTCGCGCCGCTGCAGCTCCCGCCGGACCTGGACTTCCCCGGCATGTTCCACGGCGTCGACGAGCGCGTGCCGGTCGACGCGCTGAAGTTCGGCTGCCGGGTGCTCGAGCGGATGCTGCGGACCTGCTGA
- a CDS encoding DUF5703 family protein: MPTEKNRTAAARRRAATPGTYYEYRTLSLPGSVSNGDVRRLLTDEAEYGRWELARTRLYLGGSRRVWLRRKAMRVPSTL; this comes from the coding sequence ATGCCGACGGAGAAGAACCGGACCGCCGCCGCCCGCCGGCGTGCGGCCACCCCGGGCACCTACTACGAGTACCGGACGCTGAGCCTGCCCGGGTCCGTGAGCAACGGTGACGTGCGCCGTCTGCTCACCGACGAGGCCGAGTACGGCCGTTGGGAGCTGGCCCGGACGCGGCTGTACCTGGGTGGGTCGCGACGCGTGTGGCTGCGCCGCAAGGCCATGCGGGTGCCGAGCACACTCTGA
- a CDS encoding DNA primase, which produces MANDPRAALDRLIAAFEAHYDAVAASQDGDAPAVVAAANTLMDAFDTYDDALFTGFGVDTPFDIYTEEDDDEDDFDDDEDEDDDEDGDEDDES; this is translated from the coding sequence ATGGCAAACGACCCCCGGGCTGCGCTCGACCGACTCATCGCCGCGTTCGAGGCGCACTACGACGCCGTCGCGGCGTCGCAGGACGGTGACGCCCCGGCCGTGGTCGCCGCAGCGAACACCCTCATGGACGCCTTCGACACCTACGACGACGCGCTCTTCACCGGCTTCGGGGTGGACACGCCCTTCGACATCTACACCGAAGAGGACGACGACGAGGACGACTTCGACGACGACGAGGATGAAGACGACGACGAGGACGGCGACGAGGACGACGAGTCCTGA
- a CDS encoding aldo/keto reductase: MKQRRVGATGLMVSDIGLGTMTWGRDTDEHDAGEQLEVFLDAGGTLVDTAASYGDGAAESVIGALLAGEVDREDLVLVTKAGVRTRRTPDGGGVVDASRGSLLDTLDASLERLGTDHVDLWLVQSPDAATPLTETLSALDQAVRSGRTRYVGLSNYPAWTTARAATLLAAPAGPGLAAVEVEYSLLQRGIERELLPAAEALGAGVLAWSPLGRGVLTGKYRATVPASSRAASPHLRGFVDPYLNERAGGVVEAVATAASGLGRTALEVALAWVRDAPGISSAITGARTAGQLRGVLAASDLTLPAPIRAVLDEVTAPGLGYPERF; the protein is encoded by the coding sequence ATGAAGCAGCGCAGGGTCGGGGCCACCGGTCTGATGGTCTCCGACATCGGGCTGGGCACGATGACCTGGGGCCGGGACACCGACGAGCACGACGCGGGCGAGCAGCTCGAGGTCTTCCTCGACGCCGGCGGGACCCTCGTGGACACGGCCGCCTCCTACGGCGACGGCGCCGCCGAGTCGGTCATCGGCGCCCTGCTGGCGGGCGAGGTCGACCGCGAGGACCTCGTGCTCGTGACCAAGGCCGGTGTGCGGACCCGGCGCACACCAGATGGCGGAGGCGTCGTCGACGCCTCGCGCGGCTCGCTCCTGGACACCCTCGACGCCTCGCTCGAGCGGCTGGGCACCGACCACGTCGACCTCTGGCTCGTCCAGTCCCCCGACGCCGCCACCCCGCTCACCGAGACCCTCTCGGCCCTGGATCAGGCGGTGCGCAGTGGCCGCACCCGCTACGTGGGGCTGTCGAACTACCCGGCGTGGACGACCGCCCGCGCCGCGACCCTGCTAGCCGCGCCTGCCGGTCCGGGACTGGCGGCGGTGGAGGTGGAGTACTCCCTCCTCCAGCGCGGGATCGAGCGCGAGCTGCTCCCGGCCGCCGAGGCGCTCGGTGCCGGGGTGCTGGCGTGGTCGCCGCTCGGTCGCGGGGTGCTCACCGGCAAGTACCGCGCCACGGTGCCGGCGAGCTCACGGGCGGCGTCGCCGCACCTGCGCGGGTTCGTCGACCCCTACCTCAACGAGCGGGCCGGCGGGGTCGTCGAGGCCGTCGCGACGGCGGCGAGCGGGCTGGGCCGGACGGCTCTCGAGGTGGCCCTGGCCTGGGTCCGGGACGCCCCCGGCATCAGCTCGGCCATTACGGGCGCGCGGACGGCGGGTCAGCTGCGCGGGGTGCTCGCGGCGTCGGACCTCACGCTGCCCGCGCCCATCCGGGCCGTGCTGGACGAGGTCACCGCCCCCGGGCTGGGCTACCCCGAGCGCTTCTGA